From a single Rosa rugosa chromosome 7, drRosRugo1.1, whole genome shotgun sequence genomic region:
- the LOC133721413 gene encoding FRIGIDA-like protein 4a, which translates to MEEVVLDLEEWELKQSNLEKAFENCHSRCKKVEEHFNSTRSSFQTQFRELKTREEEIGLREKQLEEKESYFESLRESKEEELHAIEEVIIEKQIQVEQVKTELECVSLLVKEKSQKLDSQEKRFLEVEKLVRENERECDLIQNRIEEGMMNLRRIEKVIGEMDVKVKSFRLLEKSMEDWCHKLDLKKKELEGFSALKKEFLNQTIRELHFIAKRVKYCLNEVQRKERELELKETQVESRVEELKLIDMRVNERLNEVELKEKHFYLLEKSVQEEKQHLVALLKNAEERENHLDSLQKLVEEGEKDMDSLSHELEREVRELDQQVKDLELKQTQFDFLLNTEQSEHAPGTTNEAIPSSSNNVTNFIPSLANMEEPESSLARNAETFLSSNLQPHATSEERNVPGFLEDNKSGNDSTQNELAASLLLVPDPAKLVLNNMQKSLARYLRNGDFEESIMSSNIFILKELMIVSPLVGSHLKADSTTLAAQWKEKMSGNTVNSEESLVFLLFIAMYGLVSMLNVDEIVKLLGLISQNEKALELCHAHGFAAKITDFILILIQKKHIIEAVRFICTFKLIDKLPPIPLLKEYVEDAKKCFEVLCRIRIALDEKVKAVDNLIGYLRAVHQCIKDYNLESEFPSTDIEMQLVRLEKLKENWRILAPSVGFNDKQKEQRKRKEPDNET; encoded by the exons ATGGAGGAGGTAGTCTTGGATTTGGAGGAATGGGAGTTGAAGCAGAGTAATCTCGAAAAGGCCTTTGAGAATTGTCATTCCCGCTGTAAGAAGGTTGAAGAGCACTTCAACTCAACTCGGAGCTCGTTCCAGACTCAATTCCGAGAGCTCAAGACCAGGGAGGAGGAAATCGGGCTCCGAGAGAAGCAGTTGGAAGAGAAAGAGTCCTATTTTGAGTCCCTGAGGGAATCTAAGGAGGAGGAGTTACATGCAATTGAGGAGGTGATTATAGAGAAGCAAATACAAGTTGAACAAGTTAAGACTGAGTTGGAGTGTGTTAGTTTATTGGTTAAAGAAAAGAGCCAGAAGCTTGATAGTCAAGAGAAGCGGTTTTTGGAAGTTGAGAAGTTGGTTAGAGAAAATGAGAGGGAGTGTGATTTGATCCAAAACCGTATTGAAGAGGGGATGATGAATTTGAGgaggattgagaaagttattggGGAAATGGATGTGAAAGTGAAAAGTTTTAGATTGCTTGAGAAATCCATGGAGGATTGGTGCCATAAGCTTGACTTGAAAAAGAAGGAACTTGAAGGTTTCTCGGCATTGAAAAAAGAGTTTTTGAATCAAACTATTCGAGAACTTCATTTTATTGCTAAAAGGGTCAAATACTGCCTCAATGAAGTTCAAAGGAAAGAGAGGGAACTTGAGCTGAAAGAGACACAAGTTGAATCAAGAGTTGAGGAGCTTAAGTTGATAGACATGAGGGTCAACGAACGCCTCAATGAGGTTGAATTGAAAGAAAAGCATTTTTATTTGCTGGAGAAGTCAGTACAAGAAGAGAAACAACATTTGGTGGCACTCCTAAAGAATGCCGAAGAGCGTGAAAACCATTTGGATTCACTCCAAAAGTTGGTGGAAGAGGGCGAAAAGGACATGGATTCACTATCACATGAACTTGAGAGGGAAGTGAGGGAACTTGATCAACAGGTCAAAGACCTTGAATTGAAGCAGACACAGTTTGATTTTCTATTGAACACGGAGCAATCAGAACATGCTCCTGGGACTACCAACGAGGCTATTCCTTCATCTAGTAACAATG TGACAAACTTCATTCCTTCCCTTGCCAATATGGAGGAACCAGAATCTTCACTAGCTAGAAATGCAGaaacttttctttcttccaATCTTCAACCACATGCCACCAGCGAGGAAAGGAATGTGCCAGGGTTTCTAGAGGATAATAAGAGTGGGAATGATTCCACACAGAATGAATTGGCTGCTTCTCTTCTGTTGGTACCAGACCCAGCTAAACTAGTGTTGAATAACATGCAAAAATCTCTTGCTAGATACTTGAGAAATGGAGATTTTGAAGAAAGTATCATGTCGAGTAACATTTTCATACTGAAGGAGCTAATGATTGTTTCGCCACTTGTTGGATCTCATCTGAAAGCAGATTCAACAACTTTAGCAGCCCAGTGGAAAGAGAAGATGAGTGGCAATACTGTAAATTCAGAGGAAAGTTTAGtatttttgctgttcattgctATGTACGGATTGGTTTCGATGTTAAATGTAGATGAGATTGTAAAGCTTCTTGGGTTGATTTCTCAGAATGAAAAGGCTCTAGAATTGTGTCATGCACATGGTTTTGCAGCTAAGATCACTG ATTTCATTCTGATTTTGATACAAAAGAAGCATATAATTGAGGCTGTCAGATTTATTTGCACCTTCAAGTTAATTGATAAGCTACCGCCAATACCACTCTTGAAAGAATATGTGGAGGATGCAAAGAAGTGTTTTGAAGTACTTTGCAGGATAAGGATTGCTCTTGATGAAAAG GTTAAGGCTGTAGACAACCTAATAGGTTATCTAAGAGCTGTGCACCAATGCATCAAAGATTATAATCTCGAGTCCGAATTTCCATCTACAGACATTGAAATGCAATTAGTTCGACTGGAAAAACTGAAGGAGAATTGGAGAATTTTGGCGCCATCTGTTGGTTTTAATGATAAGCAAAAAGAgcagagaaaaaggaaagaacCTGATAACGAGACTTAA